One part of the Palaemon carinicauda isolate YSFRI2023 chromosome 23, ASM3689809v2, whole genome shotgun sequence genome encodes these proteins:
- the LOC137617084 gene encoding LOW QUALITY PROTEIN: DNA polymerase delta catalytic subunit-like (The sequence of the model RefSeq protein was modified relative to this genomic sequence to represent the inferred CDS: inserted 2 bases in 2 codons), producing the protein MGINIPFCYVKFLQEWNRPAAPLSTPNTNKLCFQQMDIDYYIGYPVRKKECGGYNMQQQQQQVPIIRLFGLNDIGNTICCNVFEFXPYIYVSVTLLDSQKQVSYSDQIKRALNRKIYLNETKDQIKLKEYVLSVDRVFKQSIYGYQEKKSSSSLCFFKVTVALPKLISIAKIILENGLVIDKHPTHFRVYESNVDFTLRFMTDAQMPGCCWIELPIGEWEIKNNETNFKNTTCQLEVNVFEWEKIIIYEPEGEWASIAPLRILSFDIECGGRRGIFPEPEIDPVIQIGNVVTRHGETEPFISVVFTLNSCAPIVGSKIFSFQEEKEMLENWSKFLLFIDPDIITGYNINNFDLPYLLNRAKHLNLPVFAHLGRVKGIKSTILDTITQNKQTGKRNNKIINIDGRCLMDLLTIILKEHKLRSYTLNSVSYHFLNEQKEDVHHSIISELQNGNDQTRKRLAEYCLKDSILPLKLLNKLMCVVNYIEMARVTGIPLSYVINGGQQIKIFSQILRKAKEQNLVLPVFDKKENFEYEGATVIEPKRGYYNVPIVTLDFVSLYPSIMIAHNLCYTTFIDKRYINQMALKTDDYIITPSNNYFVKCHKRKGLIPEILESFLIARKKAKIALKNEEDPWKKKVFDGRQLAYKILANSVYGFTGAQIGKLPCLDISQSVTAFGRTMISLTKNKIEEKYNNAIVIYGDTDSVMINFGVETLEEAINLGKEAANHVTQSFIKPIKLDFEKIYFSYLLINKKRYAGLYYTNANTYDKIDCKGLETIRRDNCPLVAKVINTCLKKILIDRNPIEALNFVKQTISKLLCNEIDISQLVITKELTKKAEEYKGKQIHNELAIKLRKRDAGSAPKLGDRIPYVIICGFKISPIYERAEDPIYVLENNIPLDYDYYLKHQLSKPLIRIFEPILGDKTKSYILIGEHTQKKSLPISRVGPLSQFFQIHPTCINCKIPLLKRKIVPDDVEYNALCNNCKVHETDLYTHHIEKLATLEKKFNQFWTECQRCQGSLIKEVICSNRYCPIFYMRKKTEIDFFGQXKIIDRFGLPQ; encoded by the exons ATGGGGATTAATATACCATTCTGTTATGTTAA GTTCCTCCAAGAATGGAATAGGCCAGCAGCACCATTATCAACTCCCAATACAAATAAATTGTGTTTTCAGCAGATGGATATTGATTATTATATTGGTTATCCGGTAAGAAAAAAGGAATGTGGTGGTTATaatatgcagcagcagcagcagcaggtaccCATAATAAGATTATTTGGATTAAATGATATAGGGAATACTATTTGTTGTAATGTATTTgaat ttccttatatatatgtttctgtgactTTATTAGATTCACAAAAACAAGTTTCATATTCAGACCAAATAAAAAGGGCCCTGAATCGAAAAATCTACTTGAATGAAACAAAAGatcaaattaaattaaaggaatacGTATTAAGTGTAGATAGGGTGTTTAAACAAAGTATATatggatatcaagaaaaaaaatcatcgtcATCATTGTGTTTTTTTAAAGTTACTGTGGCTTTACCAAAATTAATATCTATAGCTAAGATTATTCTTGAAAATGGGTTAGTGATAGATAAACATCCCACTCACTTTCGGGTTTACGAATCAAATGTTGATTTTACACTTAGATTTATGACAGATGCTCAGATGCCTGGTTGTTGTTGGATCGAGTTACCTATTGGTGAgtgggaaataaaaaataatgagacaaattttaaaaatactacttgTCAATTAGAGGTTAACGTTTTTGAgtgggaaaaaataattatttatgaacCCGAAGGAGAATGGGCGTCTATTGCCCCACTCAGAATATTATCTTTTGATATTGAGTGTGGGGGAAGACGGGGAATATTTCCAGAACCCGAAATAGATCCGGTCATACAAATTGGAAATGTTGTTACGCGGCACGGAGAGACTGAGCCATTCATAAGTGTTGTTTTTACTTTGAATAGTTGTGCTCCCATTGTGGGCTCTAAAATTTTTTCAtttcaggaagaaaaagaaatgttagaaAATTGGTCAAAATTCCTATTGTTTATTGACCCCGATATCATTActggatataatattaataattttgatttaccataTTTACTTAACCGCGCCAAGCATTTAAACTTGCCAGTATTTGCTCATTTAGGAAGggtaaaaggaataaaatctacAATATTAGATACCATaacccaaaacaaacaaacaggaaaaagaaataacaaaatcattaaCATAGATGGACGGTGTTTAATGGACCttttaacaataatactaaaagaaCACAAACTTCGGTCATATACTTTAAATTCTGTATCTTATCATTTTCTTAACGAACAAAAAGAAGATGTTCATCATTCTATAATTTCTGAATTACAAAATGGTAATGATCAGACTAGAAAAAGACTGGCTGAATATTGTTTAAAAGATTCTATTCTTCctttaaaattattgaataaattgatGTGTGTAGTCAATTATATAGAAATGGCACGCGTAACGGGCATTCCTTTATCATATGTTATAAATGGAGGACAACAGATTAAAATTTTTTCACAAATATTAAGAAAAGCCAAAGAACAGAATTTAGTATTACCGGTGTTTGATAAAAAGGAGAATTTTGAATATGAAGGAGCTACAGTTATTGAACCAAAAAGAGGATATTATAACGTTCCAATCGTTACTTTAGACTTTGTATCATTATATCCATCGATAATGATAGCACATAATCTGTGTTATACAACCtttattgataaaagatatattaatcaaatggCTCTGAAAACTGACGATTATATCATTACACCTTctaataattattttgtaaaatgtcatAAGCGCAAGGGATTAATTCCAGAAATTTTAGAATCCTTTTTAATTGCTCGTAAGAAGgcgaaaattgcattaaaaaacgaagAAGATCCATGGAAAAAGAAAGTCTTTGATGGTAGACAACTGGCATATAAAATATTGGCTAATTCTGTTTATGGTTTTACGGGCGCACAAATTGGTAAATTGCCGTGTTTAGATATATCACAAAGTGTTACGGCGTTTGGAAGAACGATGATTTCTCTCACCAAAAAcaagattgaagaaaaatataacaatgctATAGTTATATATGGTGATACCGATTCTGTTATGATTAATTTTGGAGTTGAAACTTTAGAAGAGGCCATAAATTTGGGCAAGGAGGCGGCAAATCATGTGACTCAGTCTTTTATCAAGCCAATCAAActtgattttgaaaaaatatatttctcttacTTGCTTATTAACAAAAAAAGATATGCTGGTCTTTATTATACAAATGCTAATACTTATGATAAAATAGATTGCAAGGGGCTAGAAACAATTCGTAGAGACAATTGCCCACTCGTGGCTAAGGTCATAAATACTTGtctgaaaaaaatcttaattgataGAAACCCAATAGAAGCCCTTAATTTTGTCAAACAAACCATATCAAAATTACTTTGTAATGAGATTGACATCTCTCAATTAGTTATTACAAAGGAGTTAACAAAAAAAGCAGAAGAATATAAAGGAAAGCAAATTCACAATGAGCTAGCcatcaaattaagaaaaagagatgCCGGTAGTGCTCCAAAACTTGGCGATAGAATTCCATACGTTATTATATGTGGATTTAAAATAAGTCCTATTTATGAAAGGGCTGAAGATCCAATATAtgtattagaaaataatattccattagattatgattattatttaaaacatcaatTAAGTAAGCCACTTATTAGAATATTTGAACCCATTCTCGGTGATAAAACCAAATCTTATATATTAATAGGAGAGCATACACAAAAAAAGAGTTTACCAATAAGTAGAGTAGGACCATTAAGTCAATTTTTTCAAATACATCCAACttgtataaattgtaaaattcctttattaaaaagaaaaatagtacccGATGATGTAGAATATAACGCTTTATGTAATAATTGTAAAGTACACGAAACAGATTTGTATACACACCACATTGAAAAATTAGCTACACtcgaaaaaaaattcaatcaattttggaCTGAATGTCAAAGGTGTCAAGGATCATTAATTAAAGAAGTTATATGCAGTAATCGTTACTGTCCTATTTTTTATATGCGtaaaaagacagaaatagatttttttggtc aaaaaaTTATCGATCGTTTTGGCTTGCCACAatag